One Polyangiaceae bacterium genomic window carries:
- a CDS encoding CBS domain-containing protein, whose product MSDQPAKVHRLSIRTADGVEALVHCPRRGMDIDVSECNTCEQCVGLSLRDSYLVCNWQGVRTTRDANTARGAKGLHFEHSSGPGAQPAPETYVPAPLSRFERPVVTAALDDTVLDVACRMRDLKVGCVVVVRDGRPVGMLTDRDIVLRVVAERLDPEAILVSSIVTYDAVTIARTDGFLTAVRTMREHGVRRVPIVDADGRVTGIVTADDLVALLGSELSALGEAIAGNVDGSESR is encoded by the coding sequence ATGAGTGACCAACCGGCCAAGGTGCATCGTTTGTCGATACGAACTGCCGATGGTGTCGAAGCACTCGTGCATTGTCCCCGCCGGGGAATGGACATCGACGTATCGGAATGCAACACGTGCGAGCAATGCGTCGGCTTGTCCCTGCGCGATTCGTACCTCGTGTGCAATTGGCAAGGGGTCCGCACGACGAGAGACGCAAACACTGCGCGCGGGGCGAAAGGTTTGCACTTCGAGCATTCATCGGGCCCGGGAGCACAACCGGCGCCGGAGACGTACGTGCCGGCGCCTCTATCGCGATTCGAGCGACCCGTCGTCACCGCGGCGCTGGATGACACGGTCCTCGATGTTGCCTGTCGCATGCGGGACCTGAAGGTGGGTTGCGTGGTCGTGGTGCGAGACGGGCGCCCGGTCGGCATGTTGACCGACCGCGACATCGTGCTTCGCGTCGTTGCCGAAAGGCTCGATCCGGAAGCGATCCTCGTGTCGAGCATCGTGACGTACGACGCGGTCACGATTGCACGAACGGATGGGTTTTTGACGGCCGTTCGGACGATGCGGGAACACGGCGTGCGGCGCGTTCCCATCGTCGATGCGGATGGTCGCGTGACGGGCATCGTGACGGCCGATGATCTCGTCGCGCTCCTTGGCAGCGAGTTGTCAGCGCTCGGTGAAGCCATCGCGGGCAATGTCGACGGCTCCGAAAGCCGCTGA
- a CDS encoding zinc-ribbon domain-containing protein, whose product MPMSNPSSGNIKGLRLTDFPELVQQWHPTKNGDVKPQDCSAISSMKVWWCCPVNAHHAWRAAIWNRTRRGTGCPFCLGRRATVDNWFERFPLGLIREWDVEKNGNIEPDDILYSTDRRVWWKCSKNSKHVWRASVANRIARHGCPICEGRPTSKPNSLVECRPDLAMQWHPSKNTDLFPEDVTIGSQRRVWWRCPNGPDHEWEAMVSMRVQSSGCPFCRMFPRRLSSTNSLATRAPHLIAEWHPTKNGTLTPNDVTMGAPRAAWWVCPKGHEYETLIANRTRIGHGTGCPVCAGHQLIPSTTFAAIFPNIAAEWHPTKNGSLLPTDVAPHAGHRVWWKCAKGPDHEWQTIINQRTNAQRRRGCPFCANFRVSVTNSLASRFPDIASQWHPTKNRPLKPKNVVFSTTRSVYWYCHRGHEWKAPVRDLTHRGRRCPHCVWR is encoded by the coding sequence ATGCCGATGTCGAACCCGTCGAGTGGAAACATCAAGGGCTTGAGGTTGACGGATTTTCCCGAGCTCGTTCAGCAATGGCACCCGACCAAAAATGGAGATGTGAAGCCACAAGATTGCAGCGCGATTTCGTCCATGAAGGTATGGTGGTGTTGCCCAGTGAATGCGCACCACGCGTGGCGAGCGGCGATCTGGAATCGAACTCGTCGAGGTACTGGATGCCCGTTTTGCTTGGGCAGGCGAGCGACGGTCGACAATTGGTTCGAACGATTTCCTTTGGGTCTCATCAGGGAATGGGATGTCGAGAAGAATGGCAACATCGAGCCCGATGATATTTTGTATTCGACCGACCGACGCGTGTGGTGGAAATGCTCCAAGAATTCGAAACACGTTTGGCGGGCATCCGTGGCCAATCGAATTGCACGCCACGGCTGCCCTATCTGTGAAGGCAGACCGACATCGAAGCCCAATTCATTGGTGGAGTGCAGGCCCGACTTGGCCATGCAATGGCATCCTTCCAAAAACACGGACCTGTTTCCTGAAGACGTGACGATTGGTTCCCAAAGACGCGTGTGGTGGAGATGCCCCAACGGGCCGGACCACGAATGGGAGGCCATGGTCTCCATGCGCGTCCAATCGAGCGGTTGTCCATTCTGTCGCATGTTCCCGAGGCGGTTGTCGAGCACGAATTCGCTTGCAACGCGTGCGCCTCACTTGATTGCCGAGTGGCATCCAACGAAAAACGGGACATTGACGCCCAACGACGTCACGATGGGCGCGCCCCGAGCAGCATGGTGGGTTTGTCCCAAAGGTCACGAGTATGAAACGCTCATTGCTAACCGAACGCGAATCGGTCATGGAACAGGCTGCCCGGTGTGCGCTGGTCACCAGTTGATACCCTCGACGACATTCGCCGCCATATTCCCCAATATCGCGGCCGAGTGGCACCCGACGAAAAACGGTAGCCTACTACCTACGGACGTCGCACCTCATGCGGGGCACCGCGTGTGGTGGAAATGCGCAAAAGGCCCCGACCATGAATGGCAGACGATCATCAACCAGAGAACCAATGCGCAACGCCGTCGTGGATGCCCGTTCTGTGCCAATTTTCGTGTATCCGTCACCAACTCATTGGCATCCCGGTTTCCCGACATTGCATCGCAATGGCATCCTACGAAAAATCGCCCCTTGAAACCCAAAAACGTCGTGTTCAGCACCACCCGGAGCGTCTATTGGTATTGCCATCGTGGCCATGAATGGAAGGCGCCCGTCCGCGATCTCACCCACCGCGGGAGACGTTGCCCCCATTGCGTCTGGCGGTGA
- a CDS encoding DUF1588 domain-containing protein: MAQTRRRLEMKWSMGLVSLAVLGALGFSGCNAGDGDGACVSDDLYFAQKVWAPVLAVKCVGCHSPTGIANQSSLVLRGSTEAGFLDSNFEIVKNAATLEQDGESLLLAMPTGGTASRKHPGGVVIDEGSDDYAALQELVNRFDEPSSCETNLNAVFAGVQLATPVETLRKASLSLVGRLPTDAEVKAVEAGGIEALDPILDKMMTEDAFYTRLKEIYNDVFLTDRYLENEDAVNLLNDVDYYNPKWYNGLSDPAEANAWIEKYGARNWDDLYNKLRSWTNRGVAREPIELVAHVVRENRPFTEVLTANYIMVNPFSAKAYMLSGVTFKNDADPTEFVEAQIPTIPHAGFLTSPMFLNRYPTTDTNRNRARARKVYEFFLGTDILKTAEQPIDQTIVTEVNPTMNAAACTVCHVQIDPIAGAFRHFDDRARYDPMTPPLDDMRPPGFGGENIPYERLSEGLKWLGPRVANDPRFALAAAYTVFTGMTGQAPPVAPTDQSSPDFASEFDSYLAIYSQFSKIAHDFTDSNFNLKVVFKEIVKSPYYRAKNSQPLTTDQKSKLSTLGMGRFLTPEQLHRKVWAVTGYPWRPRAFERWRLVQRLPAHPRSIPHAVRRY, translated from the coding sequence ATGGCGCAAACGCGAAGACGACTCGAAATGAAGTGGTCGATGGGTTTGGTGTCCCTGGCCGTGCTGGGGGCGCTGGGCTTTTCAGGATGCAATGCCGGAGACGGCGATGGAGCGTGTGTATCGGATGACCTGTACTTTGCCCAAAAAGTTTGGGCGCCGGTGCTCGCGGTCAAATGCGTGGGCTGTCATAGCCCGACGGGTATCGCGAACCAATCGAGCTTGGTGCTTCGCGGCAGCACCGAAGCCGGGTTTCTCGATTCGAACTTCGAGATCGTGAAGAATGCAGCGACGCTCGAGCAGGATGGCGAGTCGCTTCTTTTGGCGATGCCGACGGGTGGAACTGCATCACGCAAGCATCCTGGCGGCGTGGTGATCGATGAGGGCAGTGACGACTACGCGGCGCTCCAGGAGCTGGTCAACCGGTTCGACGAGCCGTCGTCATGCGAGACGAACCTCAACGCCGTGTTTGCCGGAGTGCAGCTCGCGACACCCGTGGAAACGCTCCGCAAAGCATCCCTTTCGCTCGTTGGGCGTCTGCCGACGGATGCCGAAGTGAAGGCGGTCGAAGCAGGGGGCATCGAAGCGCTCGATCCCATTCTCGACAAGATGATGACCGAAGACGCGTTTTATACGCGCCTGAAGGAAATCTACAACGATGTCTTTTTGACCGACCGTTACCTCGAGAACGAAGACGCGGTCAATCTGCTCAACGACGTCGATTATTACAATCCCAAGTGGTACAACGGGCTCTCTGATCCGGCCGAAGCGAACGCTTGGATCGAAAAGTACGGCGCCAGGAACTGGGACGATTTGTACAACAAGCTTCGTTCCTGGACGAACCGTGGCGTCGCTCGTGAACCCATCGAGCTCGTCGCGCATGTCGTGCGTGAAAATCGGCCCTTCACGGAAGTGCTGACGGCCAATTACATCATGGTCAATCCGTTCTCGGCCAAGGCGTACATGCTCTCGGGCGTGACGTTCAAGAACGACGCGGATCCCACGGAATTCGTCGAAGCACAAATCCCAACGATTCCGCACGCCGGTTTCCTCACGTCGCCGATGTTCTTGAATCGGTATCCGACGACGGACACCAATCGCAACCGAGCCAGGGCGCGCAAGGTGTACGAATTCTTCCTCGGAACCGATATTCTGAAGACGGCCGAGCAGCCCATCGATCAGACGATCGTGACCGAGGTCAATCCGACGATGAACGCGGCCGCCTGTACCGTGTGTCACGTCCAGATCGACCCCATTGCCGGTGCATTCCGCCATTTCGACGATCGCGCCAGGTACGATCCAATGACCCCGCCACTCGACGATATGCGTCCGCCGGGGTTTGGCGGAGAAAACATTCCTTACGAAAGGCTTTCGGAAGGACTCAAGTGGCTCGGGCCGCGTGTCGCCAACGATCCGCGGTTTGCTCTCGCAGCGGCATACACCGTGTTCACCGGCATGACGGGACAAGCTCCCCCGGTTGCGCCGACGGACCAAAGCTCGCCCGACTTCGCCAGCGAATTCGATTCCTACCTCGCGATCTATTCGCAATTCAGCAAGATCGCGCACGACTTCACGGACAGCAACTTCAACTTGAAGGTCGTGTTCAAGGAAATCGTCAAGTCGCCGTACTACCGCGCGAAGAATTCGCAACCGCTCACGACCGACCAAAAGTCGAAACTCTCGACGCTCGGTATGGGCCGATTCCTCACGCCCGAACAGCTCCACCGCAAGGTCTGGGCCGTGACGGGGTATCCGTGGCGTCCCAGGGCATTCGAAAGATGGCGGCTGGTCCAACGATTACCTGCTCATCCGAGATCAATACCGCATGCTGTACGGCGGTATTGA
- a CDS encoding universal stress protein, with translation MTAFNRILVPVDFSNSSHAACELATNLATKLDGRVELLHVQEPPAWQGFVFPELVVNLPNAADASLNELVQTRTDRALRHLVEQLQRAGVTEVHQRLEMGEPGTVILRLAEEERFDLIVMGTHGRKGFERLVMGSVAERVVRHAPCPVLTVRVGDDAAPERGTVIRENGADA, from the coding sequence ATGACTGCGTTCAACCGGATCCTCGTCCCCGTCGACTTTTCCAACAGCTCACATGCCGCGTGTGAGCTCGCCACGAACCTCGCAACCAAGCTCGACGGGCGTGTCGAGCTTTTGCACGTGCAAGAGCCGCCGGCGTGGCAAGGGTTCGTGTTTCCAGAGCTCGTGGTCAACCTACCGAACGCAGCGGACGCATCGCTGAACGAGCTCGTCCAAACGCGCACGGACCGAGCGCTTCGGCACCTCGTCGAGCAGCTCCAACGTGCCGGCGTGACCGAGGTACATCAAAGGCTGGAGATGGGGGAACCGGGCACGGTGATCCTCCGGTTGGCCGAAGAAGAACGCTTCGACCTCATCGTGATGGGGACGCATGGGCGCAAGGGTTTCGAGCGGCTGGTGATGGGTAGTGTGGCGGAGCGAGTCGTCAGGCATGCGCCCTGTCCGGTGCTCACGGTGCGCGTTGGAGACGATGCAGCGCCGGAACGAGGTACTGTCATTCGAGAGAACGGAGCGGACGCATGA
- a CDS encoding type I restriction endonuclease subunit R, translated as MKTLIGQLERRTQKRIVKLFVDELKYDYIGDLSEEQNNRNIDEARLEHFLFAYQEYDDDLIRRAVADIVKTAGDTSLDLYYRNKAVYEKLRYGVPVKSEVGATTETVWLIDWNTPERNQFAIAEEVTILPNDPKGHEKRPDLVLYVNGIALGVIELKRGSVDVSEGIRQNLDNQKEDFIAPFFSTMQIVMAGNDTQGLRYWTLGGSQKEYLTWKEEGPGDNPLDKGLRQLCDKTRFLELIHDFIVFDAGKKKICRHNQYFAVKLAQSRVLQREGGIIWNTQGSGKSLIMVWLAKWIREHIKDSRVLIITDRTELDDQIEKVFKGVQEDIYRTRSGADLVEQLNMHEKWLLCSLIHKFGRKDADENETNAGLKEYVEAVKRALPHDFKAKGTIFVFVDECHRTQSGELHEAMKALLPQAVFIGFTGTPLLKSDKKKSIEIFGGYIHTYKFDEAVTDRVVLDLRYEARDIEQHLTSPAKVDQWFEAKTRGLTPLAKAQLKKRWGTMQKVLSSKSRLGMIHADILLDMEERDRLRSGHGNALLVAGSVYEACKFYELFSKGPLAGKCGIVTSYVPKHGDIKGEETGEGATEALEKYDIYRQMLADFFKEPPEKAMHKVEAYEKEAKRRFIEEPGQMKLLIVVDKLLTGFDAPPATYLYIDKTMRDHGLFQAICRVNRLDGDDKEYGYIIDYKDLFKSLEGAVHDYTSGALDGYEKEDVAGLLENRLAKGKERLDKALESIRALCEPVEPPKDLAAYLRYFSYHDDPAQLKETESQRLALYKLTASLIRAYADIANEMEQAGYIAAEAERIKDEVAMYEHHRGEVKLHSGDAIDLKEHEPAMRHLIDTYIRAEDSKKVSAFEDMSLVQLVVSRGYKEAVKALPKSFGKKAAAETVENNVRKVILEQSPVNPKYYEKMSQLLESLIEQRRQNALAYEQYLAQIEDLARKVQQGPGGTAYPKSIDTAARRALYDNLGQDEALAVKVDAAVRSSLQDGWRDNAIKTKKVQLAIKALLGDDEERVAQALAIVRAQHEY; from the coding sequence ATGAAAACCCTCATCGGCCAGCTCGAGCGCAGAACTCAAAAACGCATCGTAAAACTCTTCGTCGACGAGCTGAAATACGATTACATCGGCGACCTGTCCGAAGAGCAAAACAACCGCAACATCGACGAAGCACGCCTCGAACACTTCTTGTTCGCCTACCAAGAATACGACGACGATCTCATCCGCCGCGCCGTCGCCGATATCGTCAAAACCGCCGGCGACACGAGCCTCGATTTGTACTACCGCAACAAAGCCGTCTACGAAAAACTGCGGTACGGCGTCCCCGTGAAATCCGAAGTCGGAGCTACCACCGAAACCGTGTGGCTCATCGATTGGAACACGCCCGAACGCAATCAATTCGCCATCGCCGAAGAAGTCACCATCCTCCCGAATGATCCCAAAGGCCACGAAAAACGCCCCGATTTGGTCCTGTACGTCAATGGCATCGCCCTCGGCGTCATCGAATTGAAACGCGGCTCGGTCGACGTGTCCGAAGGCATCCGCCAAAACCTCGACAACCAAAAAGAAGATTTCATCGCGCCCTTCTTCTCGACCATGCAAATCGTCATGGCCGGTAACGATACCCAAGGCTTGCGCTACTGGACGCTGGGAGGCTCGCAAAAGGAATACTTGACCTGGAAAGAGGAGGGTCCCGGCGACAACCCGCTCGACAAAGGCCTGCGGCAATTGTGCGACAAGACGCGGTTCTTGGAGCTGATACACGATTTTATCGTATTCGACGCCGGAAAGAAAAAGATTTGTCGCCACAATCAATATTTTGCGGTCAAACTCGCGCAATCCCGCGTCCTGCAGCGCGAAGGCGGCATCATTTGGAACACGCAAGGATCCGGCAAGAGCCTCATCATGGTGTGGCTCGCGAAATGGATCCGCGAACATATCAAGGACTCCCGCGTCCTCATCATCACCGACCGGACCGAGCTCGACGACCAAATCGAAAAGGTCTTCAAAGGCGTCCAGGAGGACATCTATCGCACACGCTCGGGCGCGGACCTCGTCGAGCAGCTCAACATGCACGAGAAATGGCTGCTATGCTCGCTCATTCATAAATTTGGCCGCAAGGACGCCGACGAAAACGAGACCAACGCAGGCTTGAAGGAATACGTCGAGGCCGTGAAGCGGGCATTGCCGCACGACTTCAAAGCCAAGGGAACCATTTTTGTCTTTGTCGACGAATGCCACCGCACGCAATCGGGCGAGCTGCACGAAGCCATGAAGGCGCTGCTTCCGCAAGCCGTGTTCATTGGTTTTACGGGTACGCCGCTGCTCAAGTCGGACAAGAAAAAGAGCATCGAGATATTCGGCGGCTACATCCATACGTACAAATTCGACGAGGCCGTCACGGATCGCGTCGTGCTCGATTTGCGCTACGAAGCACGGGACATCGAACAACACTTGACGTCCCCGGCGAAGGTCGATCAATGGTTCGAGGCGAAGACGCGGGGCCTCACGCCGCTCGCGAAAGCGCAGCTCAAGAAGCGCTGGGGCACGATGCAAAAGGTGCTGTCGAGCAAATCGAGGTTGGGCATGATCCATGCGGACATTTTGCTCGATATGGAGGAACGGGATCGGCTTCGGAGTGGACACGGCAATGCGCTGCTGGTCGCGGGGAGCGTGTACGAGGCGTGCAAGTTTTACGAATTGTTTTCCAAAGGGCCGCTCGCGGGCAAATGCGGCATCGTGACGTCGTACGTGCCGAAACACGGGGACATCAAGGGGGAAGAGACGGGCGAAGGGGCGACCGAGGCGCTGGAGAAGTACGACATTTATCGGCAAATGCTGGCGGATTTTTTCAAAGAGCCGCCGGAAAAGGCGATGCACAAAGTCGAGGCGTACGAGAAGGAAGCGAAGCGGCGATTCATCGAAGAGCCGGGGCAAATGAAATTGCTCATCGTGGTGGACAAGCTCTTGACGGGGTTCGATGCGCCGCCGGCGACGTACTTGTACATCGACAAGACGATGCGCGACCATGGGCTTTTTCAGGCGATCTGTCGCGTGAATCGATTGGATGGAGACGACAAGGAGTACGGCTACATCATCGATTACAAGGATTTGTTCAAGAGTTTGGAAGGCGCGGTGCACGATTACACATCGGGGGCGCTCGATGGGTACGAAAAGGAAGACGTGGCGGGGTTGCTCGAGAATCGTCTCGCCAAGGGCAAAGAACGGCTGGACAAGGCGCTGGAGTCGATTCGTGCGCTTTGCGAGCCGGTGGAGCCGCCGAAGGATCTGGCAGCGTATCTGCGCTATTTTTCGTATCACGACGACCCCGCGCAGCTCAAAGAAACAGAGTCACAACGCTTGGCGCTCTACAAGCTGACGGCGTCGTTGATTCGAGCGTACGCGGACATTGCGAATGAAATGGAACAAGCGGGCTACATCGCGGCGGAAGCCGAGCGCATCAAAGACGAGGTGGCGATGTACGAGCACCACCGCGGGGAGGTGAAGCTGCACAGCGGTGACGCGATTGATTTGAAAGAGCACGAGCCTGCGATGAGGCACCTGATCGACACGTACATTCGTGCCGAAGACAGCAAGAAGGTGTCGGCGTTCGAGGACATGTCGCTGGTGCAATTGGTGGTTTCGCGCGGGTACAAGGAAGCGGTGAAGGCGCTGCCCAAGTCGTTCGGGAAGAAGGCCGCGGCGGAGACCGTGGAAAACAATGTGCGCAAGGTGATTCTGGAGCAATCGCCGGTCAATCCGAAGTATTACGAGAAGATGTCGCAACTGCTCGAGAGCCTCATCGAACAGCGGCGGCAGAATGCATTGGCGTACGAGCAATATTTGGCACAAATCGAGGATTTGGCGCGCAAGGTGCAGCAAGGGCCGGGGGGCACGGCGTATCCAAAATCAATCGATACGGCGGCCAGACGCGCATTGTACGACAACCTGGGGCAAGACGAGGCATTGGCGGTGAAGGTGGACGCAGCCGTGCGTTCGAGCTTGCAGGATGGTTGGCGTGACAATGCGATCAAGACAAAAAAGGTGCAATTGGCGATCAAGGCATTGTTAGGGGACGACGAGGAGCGCGTGGCGCAAGCATTGGCGATTGTTCGAGCGCAGCATGAGTATTGA
- a CDS encoding restriction endonuclease subunit S — translation MPYFRQLQIPLPSLPEQRAIATALGDMDAEIAALEQRREKTRALKQGMMQELLTGKPRLV, via the coding sequence TTGCCCTACTTTCGCCAGCTACAGATTCCTTTGCCCTCACTACCCGAACAACGCGCCATTGCCACCGCACTTGGTGACATGGACGCCGAAATCGCTGCGCTCGAACAGCGCCGCGAAAAGACCCGCGCCCTGAAACAAGGCATGATGCAAGAATTGCTTACGGGAAAGCCCCGCCTCGTATGA
- a CDS encoding M48 family metallopeptidase — protein MSIETGVLTVNGIDVLVVRKDIKNLHLAVYPPDGQVRVAAPSAVTNAAVRVAVIRNLPWIKRQRAAFDEQPRDSAREYVSGESHYHLGRRYLLRIIEGDGPARVVLRNRTTLELHVRAGSTSVQRERLLKDWYRVQLRAVVAPLLEAWQRRMGLEVSAWGIKRMKTKWGTSHAAARRVWLNLELVKKPIECIEYVVVHELVHFLVPHHDERFVALMDRHMPKWRFLRAELNAQPLTEEKWGAREGKGASPF, from the coding sequence ATGAGTATTGAGACGGGTGTGCTGACGGTGAACGGCATTGACGTGCTGGTCGTGCGCAAAGACATCAAGAATCTGCATTTGGCGGTGTATCCGCCGGATGGTCAAGTGCGCGTCGCGGCGCCTTCGGCGGTGACGAATGCGGCGGTGCGGGTCGCGGTGATTCGGAATTTGCCGTGGATCAAGCGGCAGCGAGCGGCGTTCGACGAGCAGCCGCGGGACTCGGCGCGCGAATATGTGAGCGGCGAGAGCCATTATCATTTGGGGCGGCGGTACTTGTTGCGGATCATCGAGGGCGATGGGCCAGCGCGCGTGGTTTTGCGCAATCGAACGACGCTGGAGCTGCACGTGCGCGCGGGTAGCACGAGTGTGCAACGCGAGCGGCTCTTGAAGGACTGGTATCGGGTGCAATTGCGCGCAGTGGTCGCTCCGCTGCTGGAGGCGTGGCAGAGGCGGATGGGGCTCGAGGTGTCCGCGTGGGGCATCAAGCGGATGAAGACGAAGTGGGGCACGAGCCACGCGGCTGCGCGGCGGGTGTGGCTCAATCTGGAGCTGGTGAAGAAGCCGATCGAGTGCATCGAGTACGTCGTCGTGCACGAGCTGGTGCACTTTTTGGTGCCGCATCACGACGAGCGGTTCGTGGCGCTGATGGATCGGCACATGCCGAAGTGGCGGTTTTTGCGCGCGGAGCTGAATGCGCAGCCGCTCACCGAGGAAAAGTGGGGGGCCAGAGAAGGCAAAGGTGCCAGCCCCTTTTGA
- a CDS encoding ABC transporter permease: MAATPSASSRAVKEKLRASDDVVAHLVWHDVKRNLRLIRALPVLAVAIVLAYQEVEWRQKLGDFQDFLYYAEGAFSRNHFWLFKVIPLVAGVMGGSLAAERRAGITLGIFAKGVSRWHYIIAKMLGAAASSALITLVAILAFFAYVFTMWIPGRAPYLEPVWIEGPVKSLFAYSPFAHDLLVAAMLITAAAALSLVGVLAGLIVANEYVAIAATPIFTIISVVIMRQVSDALNPEGYLMLDYDWSLKSLPHWLLPYLPFLYWTAFSLIIAALCKWIIAKKEIA; encoded by the coding sequence GTGGCCGCTACACCGTCAGCAAGTAGTCGTGCCGTCAAGGAAAAACTTCGAGCGAGTGATGACGTGGTAGCGCATCTCGTGTGGCATGATGTCAAGCGGAACTTGCGCCTGATTCGTGCGCTACCCGTCCTTGCCGTCGCCATCGTTCTAGCGTACCAGGAGGTAGAGTGGCGGCAGAAGCTTGGTGATTTTCAAGACTTCCTCTATTATGCCGAAGGTGCATTCAGTCGTAACCACTTCTGGCTCTTCAAGGTAATTCCTCTGGTGGCGGGCGTGATGGGGGGATCGCTCGCGGCGGAGCGGCGCGCCGGTATTACCCTCGGCATTTTTGCCAAGGGCGTTTCGCGTTGGCATTACATTATCGCCAAAATGCTTGGCGCAGCCGCTAGCAGTGCGCTGATTACGCTTGTCGCAATTCTTGCGTTCTTTGCATATGTCTTCACGATGTGGATTCCAGGACGTGCGCCTTACCTCGAACCCGTGTGGATCGAGGGGCCGGTCAAATCATTGTTCGCATACAGTCCCTTTGCTCATGACTTGCTCGTCGCAGCGATGCTCATTACCGCCGCCGCAGCTTTATCGCTCGTTGGGGTGCTTGCCGGGCTCATCGTTGCAAATGAGTACGTTGCAATCGCAGCGACACCCATCTTCACGATTATCAGCGTCGTGATCATGCGTCAGGTCAGCGATGCGCTCAATCCCGAAGGATACCTCATGCTCGATTACGACTGGTCATTAAAATCCCTGCCCCACTGGCTCCTTCCCTATCTCCCCTTCCTTTATTGGACGGCTTTCTCTCTGATCATTGCTGCCCTGTGCAAATGGATCATCGCCAAAAAGGAAATCGCCTGA
- a CDS encoding DUF1501 domain-containing protein, whose translation MDRRDFLKITSMAGLGVAAASLPFSDRASAAGPYTGTLWVTIQASGGWDVTSFCDPKGATGPDDPNPMNHYLATDIGTATGSASGMRYAPTPENKAFFDKYAKDLMVLNGVDTSTNSHDVGTRVTWSGTLVENKASFAALVASHAGGALPMSYISYGGYDVTGGTVAVTRVGNLEAIRKIAFPNIIDPLYDQDQTPFHSEETFARISQMRDARHQAYMAKQNLPRLKESMGMLYTARSGQNELKKLTEYLPTQLEQSNLRRQVQIALAAYRAGICVSVNLSTGGFDTHGNNDQGQFQSLARIWDGVDYLVEQSKAFGIWGNVVIIMGSDFGRTPGYNDGDGKDHWSITSMMLMGKGIPGDTVIGKTTDRHNPYNIDPNTLAPVEGGGIRLKPGHIHRALRRLAGIDQSELAVRFPIKEKEELPLFG comes from the coding sequence ATGGATCGACGAGACTTTCTCAAGATAACATCGATGGCGGGGCTTGGAGTGGCCGCTGCCAGCTTGCCATTCTCCGACCGCGCCAGCGCGGCCGGACCCTACACGGGCACGTTGTGGGTCACGATTCAAGCCAGCGGTGGCTGGGACGTGACGAGCTTCTGTGATCCGAAAGGAGCAACGGGGCCGGATGATCCGAATCCGATGAACCATTACTTGGCCACCGACATCGGAACCGCCACAGGCAGCGCGAGCGGCATGCGATATGCCCCCACGCCCGAAAACAAGGCATTCTTCGACAAATACGCCAAAGACCTCATGGTCCTCAATGGCGTCGATACGTCGACGAACAGCCACGACGTCGGCACGCGCGTCACCTGGTCCGGCACGCTCGTGGAAAACAAAGCCTCCTTCGCGGCGCTCGTTGCAAGCCACGCGGGCGGAGCATTGCCGATGTCGTACATCTCCTACGGCGGCTACGACGTCACCGGTGGCACGGTGGCCGTGACGCGCGTGGGCAACCTCGAGGCCATTCGCAAGATTGCCTTCCCGAACATCATCGACCCTCTGTATGACCAGGACCAGACGCCTTTTCATTCAGAGGAGACCTTTGCTCGCATTTCGCAAATGCGCGATGCTCGGCACCAAGCCTACATGGCCAAGCAAAACCTCCCGCGGCTCAAAGAGTCGATGGGCATGCTTTATACGGCCCGCTCGGGTCAAAACGAGCTGAAGAAGCTCACGGAATACCTGCCGACGCAACTCGAGCAATCGAATTTGCGCAGGCAGGTGCAGATCGCGCTCGCCGCATACCGAGCTGGTATTTGCGTGAGCGTCAATCTCAGCACCGGCGGCTTCGATACGCACGGCAACAACGACCAAGGGCAATTCCAGAGTTTGGCCAGGATCTGGGATGGCGTCGATTACTTGGTCGAGCAATCCAAGGCGTTCGGTATTTGGGGCAATGTCGTGATCATCATGGGTTCGGACTTCGGCCGCACGCCGGGGTACAACGATGGCGATGGCAAAGACCATTGGTCCATTACGAGCATGATGCTCATGGGTAAGGGCATTCCAGGTGATACGGTCATCGGTAAGACGACCGATAGGCACAACCCTTACAACATCGATCCCAATACGCTGGCACCCGTGGAGGGCGGAGGTATTCGCCTGAAGCCGGGTCACATTCACCGCGCGCTCCGCAGGCTCGCGGGCATTGATCAATCCGAGCTCGCCGTTCGGTTCCCGATCAAGGAAAAGGAAGAGCTGCCGCTCTTCGGCTGA